From one Mycolicibacterium sp. HK-90 genomic stretch:
- a CDS encoding type III pantothenate kinase: protein MLLAIDVRNTHTIVGLISGSGDHAKVVQQWRIRTESEVTADELALTIDGLIGDDSERLTGAAGLSTVPSVLHEVRLMLEQYWPTVPHVLIEPGVRTGIPLLVDNPKEVGADRIVNCLAAYHKYGTAAIIVDFGSSICVDVVSAKGEFLGGAIAPGVQVSSDAAAARSAALRRVELTRPRSVIGKNTVECMQAGAVFGFAALVDGLVNRIREDVDGFSGSDVAVVATGYTAPLVLPDLRTVEHYDRHLTLDGLRLVFERNRDSQRGRLKPAR, encoded by the coding sequence ATGCTGCTCGCCATCGACGTCCGGAACACCCACACCATCGTCGGGTTGATCTCGGGTTCCGGGGATCACGCGAAAGTGGTGCAGCAGTGGCGAATCCGGACCGAGTCGGAGGTGACGGCCGATGAGCTGGCGCTCACCATCGACGGGTTGATCGGAGACGATTCCGAGCGCCTGACCGGTGCCGCGGGGTTGTCCACGGTGCCGTCGGTGCTGCACGAGGTGCGGCTCATGCTCGAGCAGTACTGGCCGACGGTGCCACACGTCCTCATCGAACCGGGCGTTCGCACCGGTATCCCGCTGCTGGTCGACAACCCGAAGGAAGTCGGCGCCGACCGCATCGTGAATTGTCTTGCCGCGTATCACAAATACGGCACCGCGGCGATAATCGTCGACTTCGGTTCGTCGATCTGTGTGGACGTGGTGTCGGCCAAGGGGGAGTTCCTCGGCGGGGCGATCGCACCTGGAGTGCAGGTGTCCTCGGATGCCGCGGCCGCGCGTTCGGCCGCGCTGCGCCGGGTGGAGCTGACCCGTCCGCGATCGGTGATCGGCAAGAACACCGTGGAATGCATGCAGGCCGGTGCGGTTTTCGGGTTCGCCGCGCTGGTCGACGGACTGGTCAACCGGATTCGCGAGGACGTCGACGGGTTCTCCGGCAGCGACGTCGCGGTGGTGGCCACGGGATACACCGCGCCGCTGGTGCTGCCCGACCTGCGCACGGTGGAGCATTACGATCGCCACCTGACCCTGGACGGCCTTCGTCTGGTGTTCGAGCGCAACCGCGACAGTCAGCGCGGCCGGCTCAAGCCCGCGCGGTGA
- the folK gene encoding 2-amino-4-hydroxy-6-hydroxymethyldihydropteridine diphosphokinase produces MTSTVLSIGSNLGDRLARLQSVVDGLGAAVRAVSPVFETDAWGGVEQGPFLNAVVIADDPKLDGHGWLRRGQELEQAADRVREQRWGPRTLDVDLVTCHDGDIEVISRDEDLTLPHPLAHLRAFVLIPWLAVDPDATLTVVGRTRRVAHLLEEIDPAERAGVRRTELTLDIRTEPVAD; encoded by the coding sequence GTGACTTCGACGGTGCTCTCGATCGGATCGAATCTCGGTGACCGGCTGGCCCGGTTGCAGTCTGTGGTCGACGGACTCGGCGCCGCGGTGCGCGCGGTGTCGCCCGTGTTCGAGACGGACGCCTGGGGCGGCGTCGAGCAGGGGCCGTTCCTCAACGCGGTGGTGATCGCCGATGACCCGAAGCTCGACGGGCACGGTTGGCTGCGGCGCGGCCAGGAACTGGAACAGGCCGCGGACCGGGTCCGGGAACAGAGATGGGGTCCCCGCACCCTCGACGTCGACCTGGTCACCTGCCATGACGGTGACATCGAGGTGATCTCCCGCGACGAGGACCTGACGCTGCCGCACCCGCTGGCCCACCTGCGCGCGTTCGTGCTGATCCCGTGGTTGGCGGTGGACCCGGACGCCACGCTGACCGTGGTCGGCCGAACCCGGCGGGTGGCGCACCTGCTCGAGGAGATCGACCCAGCGGAACGGGCCGGTGTCCGGCGCACCGAACTGACCCTGGACATCCGAACCGAACCAGTGGCCGACTGA
- the panC gene encoding pantoate--beta-alanine ligase yields MTHSNTPKFVAGELNVYSAPADVAAVTRALRTSGRRVTLVPTMGALHEGHLTLIRAAKRVPGAVVVVSIFVNPLQFGAGEDLDAYPRSLDEDLAALAAEGVEIAFTPTGSDMYPDGARTSVQPGPVGDELEGASRPGHFAGVLTVVLKLLQIVRPDRAFFGEKDYQQLALIRQMVTDLNLDVQVVGVPIVRESDGLAMSSRNRYLDADEREQAGALSAALLAGKYAAAGGASAAVDAARAVLDEVPAIEVDYLVVRDPLLGPSPGEGQARLLVAARLGRTRLLDNISVDIGASAGIDGHPRVGDGDNHELPWRN; encoded by the coding sequence ATGACCCACAGCAACACGCCCAAGTTCGTCGCCGGCGAGCTCAACGTCTACTCGGCACCCGCCGACGTCGCCGCGGTCACCCGGGCGCTGCGTACCAGCGGGCGCCGGGTCACCTTGGTGCCCACGATGGGTGCGCTGCACGAAGGGCATCTGACGCTGATCCGCGCCGCCAAACGCGTTCCCGGTGCGGTGGTGGTGGTGTCGATCTTCGTCAACCCGCTGCAGTTCGGGGCGGGGGAGGATCTCGATGCCTACCCGCGCTCCCTCGACGAGGATCTGGCCGCGCTCGCCGCAGAAGGCGTCGAGATCGCCTTCACCCCAACCGGTTCGGACATGTACCCGGACGGTGCGCGGACCAGTGTGCAACCTGGTCCGGTGGGCGACGAACTCGAAGGCGCCTCCCGGCCCGGCCATTTCGCCGGCGTGCTGACGGTGGTGCTCAAGCTGCTCCAGATCGTCCGGCCGGACCGGGCGTTCTTCGGCGAGAAGGACTACCAGCAGCTGGCGCTGATCCGGCAGATGGTCACCGATCTGAACCTCGACGTGCAGGTCGTGGGGGTTCCCATCGTGCGGGAGTCCGACGGGCTGGCGATGTCGTCACGCAACCGGTACCTCGACGCCGATGAGCGTGAGCAGGCCGGCGCGCTGTCGGCGGCGCTGCTGGCAGGCAAGTACGCCGCGGCGGGCGGAGCTTCGGCCGCCGTCGACGCGGCCCGGGCGGTGCTCGACGAGGTGCCCGCCATCGAGGTCGACTATCTGGTGGTGCGGGACCCGCTGTTGGGCCCCTCGCCCGGCGAAGGCCAGGCACGGCTGCTGGTGGCGGCCCGGCTGGGCCGAACTCGACTGTTGGACAACATCTCTGTCGACATCGGAGCGTCCGCGGGCATCGACGGACACCCGCGCGTCGGCGACGGCGACAACCACGAACTGCCCTGGAGGAACTGA
- the clpC1 gene encoding ATP-dependent protease ATP-binding subunit ClpC — MFERFTDRARRVVVLAQEEARMLNHNYIGTEHILLGLIHEGEGVAAKSLESLGISLEGVRSQVEEIIGQGQQAPSGHIPFTPRAKKVLELSLREALQLGHNYIGTEHILLGLIREGEGVAAQVLVKLGAELTRVRQQVIQLLSGYQGKEAAEAGTGGRGGESGNPSTSLVLDQFGRNLTAAAMEGKLDPVIGREKEIERVMQVLSRRTKNNPVLIGEPGVGKTAVVEGLAQAIVHGEVPETLKDKQLYTLDLGSLVAGSRYRGDFEERLKKVLKEINTRGDIILFIDELHTLVGAGAAEGAIDAASILKPKLARGELQTIGATTLDEYRKYIEKDAALERRFQPVQVGEPTVEHTIEILKGLRDRYEAHHRVSITDGALVAAATLADRYINDRFLPDKAIDLIDEAGARMRIRRMTAPPDLREFDEKIADARREKESAIDAQDFEKAASLRDREKQLVAQRSEREKQWRSGDLDVVAEVDDEQIAEVLGNWTGIPVFKLTEAETTRLLRMEEELHKRIIGQEDAVKAVSKAIRRTRAGLKDPKRPSGSFIFAGPSGVGKTELSKALANFLFGDDDALIQIDMGEFHDRFTASRLFGAPPGYVGYEEGGQLTEKVRRKPFSVVLFDEIEKAHQEIYNSLLQVLEDGRLTDGQGRTVDFKNTVLIFTSNLGTSDISKAVGLGFSQGGGENNYERMKQKVNDELKKHFRPEFLNRIDDIIVFHQLTQDEIIQMVDLMIGRVGNQLKAKDMAMELTDKAKALLAKRGFDPVLGARPLRRTIQREIEDQLSEKILFEELGPGQLVTVDVEGWDGEGAGEDAKFTFSGAPKAPSAEPDLAGAGAAGSTGSTAE; from the coding sequence ATGTTTGAGAGATTCACCGACCGTGCCCGCAGGGTCGTCGTCCTGGCGCAAGAAGAAGCCCGGATGCTCAACCACAACTACATCGGGACCGAGCACATCCTGTTGGGTCTTATTCACGAGGGCGAGGGCGTAGCCGCCAAGTCGCTGGAGTCGTTGGGCATCTCGCTGGAAGGCGTGCGCAGCCAGGTCGAGGAGATCATCGGCCAGGGCCAGCAGGCGCCGTCCGGCCACATCCCGTTCACGCCGCGCGCCAAGAAGGTGCTGGAGCTGTCTCTGCGTGAGGCGCTGCAGCTCGGCCACAACTACATCGGCACCGAGCACATTCTGCTCGGCCTGATCCGTGAGGGCGAGGGCGTCGCGGCCCAGGTGCTGGTGAAGCTCGGCGCCGAGCTGACGCGGGTGCGCCAGCAGGTCATCCAGCTGCTGAGCGGCTACCAGGGCAAGGAGGCCGCCGAGGCCGGTACCGGTGGCCGTGGCGGCGAGTCGGGCAACCCGTCCACCTCGCTGGTCCTCGACCAGTTCGGCCGCAACCTGACCGCCGCCGCCATGGAGGGCAAGCTCGATCCGGTCATCGGCCGTGAGAAGGAAATCGAGCGGGTCATGCAGGTGCTGTCCCGGCGCACCAAGAACAACCCGGTGCTGATCGGTGAGCCCGGCGTCGGCAAGACCGCCGTCGTCGAGGGCCTGGCCCAGGCCATCGTGCACGGCGAGGTCCCCGAGACGCTCAAGGACAAGCAGCTCTACACCCTGGACCTGGGTTCGCTGGTCGCCGGCAGCCGCTACCGCGGTGACTTCGAGGAACGCCTGAAGAAGGTGCTCAAGGAGATCAACACCCGCGGCGACATCATCCTGTTCATCGACGAGCTGCACACGCTCGTTGGTGCCGGTGCCGCTGAAGGTGCGATCGACGCCGCCTCCATCCTGAAGCCGAAGCTGGCCCGTGGCGAGCTGCAGACCATCGGCGCCACCACCCTCGACGAGTACCGCAAGTACATCGAGAAGGACGCCGCCCTGGAGCGCCGGTTCCAGCCGGTGCAGGTGGGCGAGCCGACGGTCGAGCACACCATCGAGATCCTCAAGGGTCTGCGTGACCGCTACGAGGCACACCACCGCGTCTCGATCACCGACGGTGCCCTGGTGGCCGCGGCCACCCTGGCCGACCGGTACATCAACGACCGGTTCCTGCCGGACAAGGCCATCGACCTGATCGACGAGGCCGGCGCCCGGATGCGCATCCGCCGGATGACCGCTCCGCCAGACCTGCGCGAGTTCGACGAGAAGATCGCCGACGCGCGCCGGGAGAAGGAGTCCGCGATCGACGCGCAGGACTTCGAGAAGGCCGCGAGCCTGCGCGACCGCGAGAAGCAGCTGGTCGCCCAGCGCTCCGAGCGGGAGAAGCAGTGGCGTTCAGGTGATCTCGACGTGGTCGCCGAGGTCGACGACGAGCAGATCGCCGAGGTGCTCGGCAACTGGACCGGCATCCCGGTGTTCAAGCTGACCGAGGCCGAGACCACGCGCCTGCTGCGCATGGAGGAGGAGCTGCACAAGCGGATCATCGGCCAGGAGGATGCCGTCAAGGCCGTCTCCAAGGCGATCCGCCGTACCCGCGCCGGTCTGAAGGACCCGAAGCGCCCGTCCGGCTCGTTCATCTTCGCCGGCCCGTCCGGTGTCGGTAAGACCGAGCTGTCCAAGGCGCTGGCCAACTTCCTGTTCGGCGACGACGACGCGCTCATCCAGATCGACATGGGCGAGTTCCACGACCGCTTCACCGCGTCGCGGCTGTTCGGTGCCCCTCCGGGATACGTCGGCTACGAAGAGGGCGGCCAGCTCACCGAGAAGGTGCGCCGCAAGCCGTTCTCGGTGGTGCTGTTCGACGAGATCGAGAAGGCCCACCAGGAGATCTACAACAGCCTGTTGCAGGTCCTGGAGGACGGCCGCCTGACCGACGGTCAGGGCCGCACGGTCGACTTCAAGAACACGGTGTTGATCTTCACCTCGAACCTGGGCACGTCCGACATCTCCAAGGCGGTCGGACTGGGCTTCAGCCAGGGCGGCGGGGAGAACAACTACGAGCGGATGAAGCAGAAGGTCAACGACGAGCTCAAGAAGCACTTCCGGCCTGAGTTCCTCAACCGCATCGATGACATCATCGTGTTCCACCAGCTGACGCAGGACGAGATCATCCAGATGGTCGACCTGATGATCGGCCGGGTCGGCAACCAGCTCAAGGCCAAGGACATGGCGATGGAGCTGACCGACAAGGCCAAGGCCCTGCTGGCCAAGCGTGGTTTCGATCCGGTGCTGGGTGCGCGGCCGCTGCGTCGCACCATCCAGCGCGAGATCGAGGACCAGCTGTCGGAGAAGATCCTCTTCGAGGAGCTCGGCCCCGGTCAGCTGGTCACCGTCGATGTCGAGGGCTGGGACGGCGAAGGTGCCGGCGAGGACGCGAAGTTCACGTTCTCCGGTGCGCCCAAGGCCCCGTCGGCCGAGCCGGATCTGGCCGGTGCCGGTGCGGCCGGTTCGACTGGTTCGACAGCCGAGTAA
- the lysS gene encoding lysine--tRNA ligase, with protein MTPADRDDASQSQADLPEQFRIRQAKRERLLAEGRDPYPVTVPRTHSLAELRAAYPELAADTQTGDVVGVSGRVVFARNSGKLCFATLQEGDGTQLQAMISLAQVGQESLDAWKADVDLGDIVFVHGEVISSKRGELSVLADSWQMAAKALRPLPVAHKEMSEEARVRQRYVDLIVRPEARSIARQRVAVVRAVRSALERRGFLEVETPMLQTLAGGAAARPFITHSNALDVDLYLRIAPELFLKRCIVGGFDRVFELNRNFRNEGVDSTHSPEFSMLETYQAYGDYNDSAVVTRELIQEVADEAIGTRQVPLPDGTIYDLDGQWDTLEMYPSLSEALGEEITPETSVEYLWRIAEGLELEIPRDRGYGHGKLIEELWEHTVGEKLWAPTFVRDFPVETSPLTRAHRSIPGVTEKWDLYVRRFELATGYSELVDPVIQRERFEAQARAAAAGDDEAMVLDDDFLAALEYAMPPTTGTGMGIDRLLMALTGLSIRETVLFPIVRRHSN; from the coding sequence GTGACCCCAGCCGATCGCGACGACGCGTCCCAGTCCCAGGCCGACCTTCCCGAGCAGTTCCGGATTCGTCAGGCCAAGCGGGAGCGGCTGCTCGCCGAGGGCCGCGACCCCTATCCGGTGACCGTGCCGCGCACGCATTCGCTGGCCGAACTGCGCGCTGCCTACCCCGAACTGGCCGCCGACACCCAGACCGGCGACGTCGTCGGGGTCTCGGGCCGGGTGGTGTTCGCCCGGAACTCCGGCAAATTGTGCTTCGCGACACTGCAGGAGGGCGACGGCACCCAGTTGCAGGCGATGATCAGCCTCGCTCAGGTGGGGCAGGAGTCGCTCGATGCCTGGAAGGCCGACGTCGACCTCGGCGACATCGTGTTCGTCCACGGCGAGGTGATCAGCTCCAAGCGCGGTGAGCTCTCGGTGTTGGCCGATTCGTGGCAGATGGCGGCCAAGGCGCTGCGGCCGCTTCCCGTTGCTCACAAGGAAATGAGCGAAGAAGCCCGGGTGCGGCAGCGGTACGTCGACCTCATCGTTCGTCCCGAGGCGCGCAGCATCGCCCGGCAGCGGGTGGCGGTGGTGCGGGCCGTGCGGTCGGCGCTGGAACGCCGCGGATTCCTCGAGGTCGAGACGCCGATGCTGCAGACGCTGGCCGGCGGCGCGGCGGCGCGGCCCTTCATTACCCATTCCAATGCGCTCGACGTCGATCTGTACCTTCGGATCGCCCCGGAACTGTTCCTCAAACGCTGCATCGTCGGCGGTTTTGACCGGGTTTTCGAGTTGAACCGAAACTTTCGCAACGAAGGTGTGGATTCCACACACTCGCCGGAATTCTCAATGCTGGAGACATATCAGGCGTACGGCGACTACAACGATTCGGCGGTAGTCACGCGGGAACTTATTCAAGAAGTTGCCGACGAGGCGATCGGCACGCGTCAGGTGCCATTGCCGGATGGCACTATCTACGATCTCGACGGGCAATGGGACACATTGGAAATGTATCCTTCGTTGTCCGAGGCGCTCGGTGAGGAGATCACGCCGGAGACATCCGTCGAGTACTTGTGGCGTATTGCCGAGGGGCTCGAGCTGGAGATTCCGCGGGACCGTGGCTACGGACACGGAAAATTGATCGAGGAACTCTGGGAACACACCGTAGGGGAGAAGTTGTGGGCCCCGACGTTCGTCCGCGACTTCCCGGTCGAGACCTCGCCGCTGACGCGGGCTCACCGCAGCATTCCGGGGGTGACCGAGAAATGGGACCTCTACGTCCGGCGTTTTGAACTGGCCACCGGATATTCCGAACTCGTCGATCCGGTAATCCAGCGTGAACGTTTCGAGGCCCAGGCCCGTGCCGCCGCTGCGGGCGACGACGAGGCAATGGTTCTCGACGACGATTTCCTTGCCGCATTGGAGTACGCGATGCCGCCGACCACCGGCACCGGAATGGGTATCGATCGCTTGTTGATGGCGTTGACGGGGTTGTCTATTCGGGAGACGGTTTTGTTCCCGATTGTTCGCCGTCACAGCAACTGA
- a CDS encoding DUF6779 domain-containing protein, with protein sequence MTVLPRGGRPRRGGRRPGWLLLTVLLVLAILASSALVFTDRVELLKLAVILALWAAVVAAFVSVIYRRQSDLDQAKARDLKFVYDLQLDREISARREYELTVESQLRRELASELRAQAADEVAALRTELAALRANLEILFDTDLVHRPAIETDKSAVRTAGRVTASRLDVPPVEVTDIRSVRTEESPIIDVPAEPHPPENDWPTSGGAHRLPSRPVPAGEQPRRRRRQQESARQPEPRPAPRPEPRVEPQPRPEPQARPEPEPQRRPEPQPQPQLRPEPRPEPQARPESRPEPQARPEPRPEPQPQPRPEPQPQRESQPAAHRPPEPPSTWAPPPPPPAMPPMEPSPTIEAPEPAAQSTPAPAAEPAASGWQPAPAEGQWIPAGAPGSNWSAPVTPQNGATSEYVGRRRAPEPTSEPEAPPAPAPSPEPAPAPAPAMSAGHTPEPPRGRHSAPAESADPGRGPSSQPSPALATEPSQPPEPPRRASRHRSAEEPEPQNGHHAGGQSVNDLLARFQSAPAEGGRRRRREE encoded by the coding sequence ATGACCGTTCTGCCCCGCGGTGGTCGGCCACGGCGCGGCGGCCGAAGGCCAGGCTGGCTGCTCTTAACGGTATTGCTGGTGCTCGCCATTCTGGCCAGCTCCGCATTGGTGTTCACCGATCGTGTCGAGTTGCTGAAGCTCGCCGTGATCCTGGCCCTGTGGGCCGCCGTCGTTGCGGCCTTCGTCTCCGTGATCTACCGCCGTCAAAGTGACCTGGATCAGGCCAAGGCGCGTGATCTGAAGTTCGTCTACGACCTGCAGCTGGATCGGGAGATCTCGGCGCGGCGCGAGTACGAGCTGACCGTCGAGAGCCAGCTGCGCCGGGAACTGGCCTCTGAGTTGCGAGCCCAGGCTGCCGACGAAGTGGCCGCACTGCGCACCGAGCTGGCTGCACTGCGGGCGAATCTGGAGATCCTGTTCGACACGGACCTGGTGCACCGCCCGGCCATCGAGACCGACAAGAGCGCGGTGCGGACCGCGGGGCGGGTCACCGCCAGCCGTCTGGACGTGCCGCCGGTCGAGGTCACCGACATTCGGTCGGTCCGCACCGAGGAAAGCCCGATCATCGATGTTCCGGCCGAACCGCACCCGCCGGAGAACGACTGGCCGACCTCAGGTGGTGCGCACCGGCTGCCGTCCCGTCCGGTTCCCGCCGGTGAGCAGCCGCGACGTCGGCGCCGCCAGCAGGAGTCCGCGCGTCAGCCGGAGCCCAGGCCGGCGCCGCGTCCGGAGCCTCGGGTCGAGCCGCAGCCGCGTCCCGAGCCGCAGGCCCGTCCCGAGCCCGAACCCCAGCGACGTCCGGAGCCCCAGCCGCAGCCACAGCTGCGGCCGGAGCCGCGTCCGGAACCTCAGGCCCGTCCCGAGTCGCGTCCGGAACCTCAGGCCCGGCCGGAGCCACGTCCGGAACCGCAGCCTCAGCCTCGGCCGGAGCCGCAACCTCAACGGGAGTCGCAGCCGGCCGCGCACCGGCCGCCCGAACCGCCGTCGACCTGGGCCCCGCCGCCTCCGCCGCCGGCCATGCCGCCGATGGAACCATCGCCGACCATCGAGGCTCCGGAGCCGGCAGCCCAGAGCACTCCGGCGCCCGCCGCCGAACCCGCCGCGTCCGGGTGGCAGCCGGCACCGGCCGAGGGGCAGTGGATCCCTGCGGGCGCACCAGGCAGCAACTGGTCTGCGCCGGTCACGCCGCAGAACGGCGCGACGTCCGAGTACGTCGGCCGGCGCCGCGCCCCCGAGCCGACCTCGGAACCCGAGGCCCCGCCGGCGCCCGCGCCCAGCCCGGAACCGGCACCCGCCCCGGCACCGGCGATGTCGGCCGGGCACACGCCCGAACCACCCCGGGGCCGTCATTCCGCCCCGGCAGAGTCCGCCGATCCGGGCCGGGGCCCGTCGTCTCAGCCGTCCCCGGCGTTGGCCACCGAACCCTCGCAGCCGCCGGAGCCGCCGCGCCGCGCATCCCGGCATCGCAGTGCCGAGGAACCCGAGCCGCAGAACGGCCATCACGCGGGTGGACAGTCCGTGAACGACCTGTTGGCGCGGTTTCAGTCCGCCCCTGCCGAAGGCGGGCGTCGCAGGCGTCGCGAGGAGTGA
- a CDS encoding DUF3180 domain-containing protein: MGPTRKRDLAGAVVVVAIIGYVLVGMLYRWFPPLTVWTGLSLLAVAIVEAGWAFYVRAKINDGQIGVGGGRLHPLAVARSVVIAKASAWVGAITAGWWIGVVVYLLPRRGEIRVATEDTPGAVVAAVSALALAVAAVWLQHCCKSPEEPPDNGDTAPE; this comes from the coding sequence ATGGGCCCGACCCGCAAGCGCGACCTGGCCGGTGCGGTCGTCGTCGTGGCGATCATCGGCTACGTGCTGGTCGGCATGCTCTACCGGTGGTTCCCGCCGCTGACGGTGTGGACCGGACTGTCCCTGCTCGCGGTGGCGATCGTCGAGGCGGGCTGGGCGTTCTACGTGCGCGCCAAGATCAACGACGGGCAGATCGGGGTCGGCGGCGGCCGGCTGCATCCCCTCGCGGTGGCGCGGTCGGTGGTGATCGCCAAGGCCTCGGCCTGGGTGGGAGCCATCACCGCCGGGTGGTGGATCGGGGTCGTGGTGTACCTGCTGCCGCGGCGCGGCGAGATCCGGGTGGCAACCGAGGACACCCCGGGCGCGGTGGTCGCCGCGGTCAGTGCGCTGGCGTTGGCGGTCGCGGCCGTGTGGCTCCAGCATTGCTGCAAGTCCCCCGAGGAACCGCCGGACAACGGGGACACTGCGCCTGAGTGA
- a CDS encoding Rossmann-like and DUF2520 domain-containing protein: protein MEQPPADGWTPPEGLRPARLSVGVISAGRVGTALGYALERVEHVVVACSAISEPSRLRAERRLPDTAILPVTEVAQRAELLLLTVPDAELASLVSGLAATGAVRPGTIVVHTSGANGIAVLAPLTELGCIPLAIHPAMTFTGSDEDLARLPDTCFGITAADEVGYAIGQSLVLEIGGEPFRVPEHARTQYHAALAHASNHLVTLVLDAVDTLRASLRGQELLGQELVGDAPGGLPERVVRPLAQAALENALQRGQDALTGPVARGDAAAVAAHLNALRAVNPELAQAYRANSLRTAQRAHAPEDVLEVLSQASPETSQG from the coding sequence ATGGAGCAGCCCCCTGCCGACGGGTGGACCCCGCCTGAGGGATTGCGCCCTGCGCGGCTCAGCGTCGGCGTCATTTCCGCAGGTCGGGTCGGTACCGCGCTCGGCTACGCGCTGGAGCGCGTCGAGCACGTGGTGGTGGCGTGCAGCGCGATCTCCGAGCCGTCGCGGCTGCGGGCCGAGCGCCGGTTGCCCGACACGGCGATCCTTCCCGTCACCGAGGTCGCGCAGCGTGCCGAGCTGCTGCTGTTGACGGTGCCCGATGCGGAACTGGCGTCGCTGGTGTCCGGCCTGGCCGCCACCGGCGCGGTTCGCCCCGGCACCATCGTGGTGCACACCTCCGGCGCGAACGGCATCGCGGTGCTGGCGCCGCTCACCGAGCTGGGCTGCATTCCCCTGGCCATCCACCCTGCGATGACGTTCACCGGTTCCGACGAGGACCTCGCGCGGTTGCCCGACACCTGCTTCGGCATCACGGCCGCCGACGAGGTGGGCTACGCGATCGGCCAGTCGCTGGTGCTGGAGATCGGCGGTGAACCGTTCCGCGTGCCCGAGCACGCCAGGACGCAGTACCACGCAGCGCTGGCGCACGCCAGCAACCATCTGGTCACCCTGGTGCTGGATGCGGTCGACACGCTGCGGGCCTCGCTGCGGGGCCAGGAATTGCTCGGCCAGGAACTCGTCGGCGACGCGCCCGGTGGCCTGCCGGAACGGGTGGTGCGCCCACTCGCGCAAGCCGCCCTGGAGAACGCGCTGCAACGCGGCCAGGACGCGTTGACCGGCCCGGTGGCCCGCGGCGACGCAGCCGCTGTAGCCGCGCACCTCAATGCCCTGCGTGCCGTGAATCCTGAACTGGCCCAGGCTTATCGGGCCAACTCATTACGTACTGCCCAACGTGCCCACGCGCCCGAGGATGTGCTGGAAGTTCTCTCGCAAGCAAGCCCTGAAACGAGTCAAGGATGA
- the lsr2 gene encoding histone-like nucleoid-structuring protein Lsr2 encodes MAKKVTVTLVDDFDGEATADETVEFGLDGVTYEIDLSAKNAAKLRNDLKQWVEAGRRVGGRRRGRAAGPARGRGAIDREQSAAIREWARRNGHNVSTRGRIPADVIDAFHAAT; translated from the coding sequence ATGGCAAAGAAAGTGACCGTCACGTTGGTCGACGATTTCGATGGTGAAGCCACCGCCGATGAGACAGTCGAATTCGGGCTGGATGGTGTCACCTATGAGATCGACCTTTCCGCCAAGAATGCCGCCAAGCTCCGTAACGATCTGAAGCAATGGGTGGAAGCCGGACGCCGGGTCGGTGGGCGCCGTCGCGGCCGGGCTGCGGGCCCGGCGCGGGGCCGGGGCGCCATCGATCGCGAGCAGAGCGCGGCCATCCGGGAATGGGCCCGACGCAACGGCCACAACGTGTCGACCCGCGGACGCATCCCCGCCGACGTCATCGACGCGTTCCACGCCGCCACATAA
- a CDS encoding CbtB-domain containing protein produces the protein MTSTEATKSRPVDLSATKAVLWLTLTAFLALLALYFVGMDQGATSVLGNNTYVHEFVHDARHLLGFPCH, from the coding sequence ATGACATCCACCGAGGCAACCAAGAGTCGGCCCGTCGACCTGTCGGCCACCAAGGCCGTCCTGTGGCTCACGCTGACGGCGTTCCTGGCACTGCTGGCTCTCTACTTCGTCGGAATGGACCAGGGCGCCACGTCGGTCCTGGGCAACAACACCTACGTGCACGAGTTCGTGCACGACGCGCGCCACCTGCTCGGATTCCCCTGCCACTGA
- the panD gene encoding aspartate 1-decarboxylase → MQRTMLKSKIHRATVTQADLHYVGSVTIDADLMEAADLLEGEQVTIVDIDNGARLVTYAITGERGTGVIGINGAAAHLIHPGDLVILIAYGVMEDAEAREYRPRIVFVDKGNKQIDLGVHGHDPAYVPEDVSELMSPR, encoded by the coding sequence ATGCAACGGACCATGCTGAAATCCAAGATTCACCGCGCCACCGTGACGCAGGCCGACCTGCACTACGTGGGCTCGGTGACCATCGACGCCGACCTGATGGAAGCCGCCGATCTGCTCGAAGGTGAGCAGGTGACGATCGTCGACATCGACAACGGTGCCCGGTTGGTGACCTATGCCATCACCGGTGAGCGCGGCACCGGCGTGATCGGGATCAACGGGGCCGCGGCGCATCTGATCCACCCAGGCGATCTGGTCATCCTGATCGCCTACGGGGTGATGGAGGACGCGGAGGCCCGCGAGTACCGGCCCCGGATCGTGTTCGTCGACAAGGGCAACAAGCAGATCGACCTCGGGGTGCATGGCCACGACCCGGCCTATGTCCCCGAGGACGTATCCGAACTGATGTCACCGCGCTGA